A window of Chlorobium phaeobacteroides DSM 266 genomic DNA:
AAAGGTTACCCCTGCCGGAATGGTTATGTCGAGGAACTCGGGATCAATGACAATGTTATTGACCGGGCCATCTTGCTCTTCGATGTGTCCCGAGATCAGGTGAATTTCCACGCCGTTATCCAGATGCAGTTTCGGTATTTCAGCGCTGCTTATTTGACGATATCTCGGGGTTGTCATTTTCTGTGACGCAGGAAGGTTTGCCCAGAGCTGAAATCCAGCCAGAAATCCATGCCGGTCTCCAAACGGCATCTCCTCATGAATAATTCCGCTACCGGCGGTCATCCATTGAACACTCCCTGCCGTGATTAACCCAGAGTTTCCCAGACTATCGCCATGCTCAACAGTACCCTGAAGAACATAGGTAATGGTTTCAATACCGCGGTGCGGATGCCAAGGAAACCCTTTCAGATAGTCCGCAGGGTTGTCGGACCTGAAATCATCAAGCAGGAGAAAGGGGTCGAAAAGAGGTACCTGGCTGAATCCGAAAGCACGTTTAAGATTGACTCCGGCTCCCTCAATCACAGGTTTGCTCTTGAAAACCTTGCCGATTTTTCTTGCAGCAATCATGACCTCTCCTTCGCTTGGTTGGTGACTTCATCTATTCAATTAACGTTGCAGGATGGCTTACAAGTTCACTTCTGATGAGCGTAAGAAAAAGGATTGTTCTATCTTCCGCGTAATGTGTACCTTCTTTATGGCAGGTTCATGAAATAACGGGCACCGTTCATAAATCGATCAACGCCCTTCCGACCTATCGGAAGGGCGCGGTAACAGGTTCATAGAGGTACCATCAAACAGGTTAACAAGAGAAGAATGGGGCAGAAAATCGTCAAGGTGATGTTTATCGGTGATGTCGTCGGCAATCCGGGATTGAAGATGGTGGATTTGTTGCTGAAAAATTTTATAAAAAAGTATAGTGTTGATTTTGTCATATGTAATGGTGAAAATGCCCATAACGGCAAGGGCATGAGTCTTGAGTCGCTCAATCAGCTTCTTGAAGCAGGTGTTCAGGTCGTGACAGGCGGCAACCATACCTGGAGCAACTTTAACTTTTTCGAGACGCTTAAAACACATCCCCAGGTGCTGCGACCGCAG
This region includes:
- a CDS encoding pirin family protein translates to MIAARKIGKVFKSKPVIEGAGVNLKRAFGFSQVPLFDPFLLLDDFRSDNPADYLKGFPWHPHRGIETITYVLQGTVEHGDSLGNSGLITAGSVQWMTAGSGIIHEEMPFGDRHGFLAGFQLWANLPASQKMTTPRYRQISSAEIPKLHLDNGVEIHLISGHIEEQDGPVNNIVIDPEFLDITIPAGVTFTHHTIKGYTVLAYIIAGKGLFCREDEPFSYETEGVNYFDMETEQFLENETLVLFTDGDTITVTTEDDPLRFLLISGMPLNEPIAWHGPIVMNTQAELRKAFEEYQNGTFIQNG